Part of the Vigna angularis cultivar LongXiaoDou No.4 chromosome 1, ASM1680809v1, whole genome shotgun sequence genome, TTATTACAGATACATTCTGGTGTGTTCTGAGTCGGGAAAGCTCGAAGTCAGAACCCCTTCTGGGAGATACGTGGTTCACAATGTTAGCTATGCTGATCCTCACATTCTGGTCACCGATCCATTCATGTGGAACTGTGAAGATGGTGAAAACTATCGCCCCACAAGGCCTTTCAGTTTGGACACCAGCACACGCTTCAAGCTTTCCCCTCAGAATGAGTACCTCTTCTTCAATTGCAGTGAAGATCACGTCATCGTTAAGCCAAAGCCAATCTTCTGCGAGCGCTTTCCTGAACGCTGTGATTCTTCCTGTGACAGTGGCAGCTACCTTTGCAGGCACATGCCGGGGTGCTCTTTCCTTATGAGTGGCAGTTCTTGCTGCTCTTACTCTCCAAGAGCAACTGAGTCCTTGAGGCTCATGCTCAAGTATTGTACTAGCTACACTAGTGTTTATTGGAGAAATGTTGGGGCTCCTCAACCTTATAATCAAATTCCTGATTATGGAATCagaattgattttgatatcCCTGTAACTACACGCTGCCTTCAGTGCCAGGATCCTTCCAAAGGAGGTGGAACTTGCGGATTTGACACTGAGACAGAGTTTCATGTGCCTGTGCAAAGACGGAAATTCCACTTCTCATTGTAAAGGTATGTCTAACAATGATCATTTATTGAAGTTTATTTTCTATCCACTCTCGGTGTAATCAGAAAACCttgtagaaattatttttaaaaatctctGTAAAAAAGAATTAGTTTATCGTACGATTTTCATACTGCATAACCTGTTTGTTTACTTCAGCCACCATTAAGGAGGTTTGCATTTTGAAATTTGCTAAAAAAGTAGAATTGACTGGTTATTGTTTGACTTGGCAGATTTTGATACTGCACGTCACAGTAGAAGGGTCAATGTGATTGCAggtgattaaaataaataaagttaatggAATAATATTCTGAATGATGTAgtttttgaagtgaaaaattcATGCTTGTGGATATGTTGGCTGCAGGGACTGCTACAGCTGTTTCGGCTGCAGGGGCATTTGGAGTTGGAGCTGGTATTTGGTACTTGAAGAAAGTGAGAGCTAAAGCACCAGTAACATGTGGAGTTCAAAGCAACGAGAATAGGCTTTTCTAAAGAGAACCAAATAACGTGAACTGCATAATCACGGAGTATCTCTTCCTTTTGTTACTTTTTTCCCCTTAGCTATTAAGGTTACTTATTTATACAACATTATATAGGCCTTTTTTGCTCCCCAGTTGGCATCATTATGTGATGTTGGGTTGTATTTTACATCAAGTTCATTGAAAGAAAACGATCGATCCGTTGCATGATCATTTTTCGCACCACTTCTAAGCCCAGATACGGATAGGACACGGACATGGATCCGGATATAAGGTTAAATTGAAAAAGTATAAGACACGGACATATTAGTTTCATACTGTCAACCAACATAAATCTAATCTATCTATCTAATGTACAAGAAAAGTGGTgatcattcttttttttataatgataataatagaaatttttaTAATCAACGAGATGCGTCATTTATGAGACGTGTCCAAGCTTCATAGCTTCTAACATCAACCTTTGAGATTATAGAAAATTTTCCTTATAGGCAGAGAGACAGatagaaagagaaatttaatGAGAATATTctgtcataatttttttatttgacacagTTCAAAACCATACTAACATGCTCTTCCAACAGTACAATATGTGGGGCCTGCATTGAGAGTTATTGCAGGCACCATGTATGCTGGAGCAGCAGCAAAATATTGAGTTGGTGAGTAATTTGGAGCACAGCTTCCAACTCCAGAGGGTACAAAATAAGCATCATTGAAAAACAAGTCCTTGGAAGACCTCCATTTCCAACTTTTCCAGTTCTCCTTCACTTCCCTCTTGGTAACCTGTTTTGCATTTGGGTCATTCGGTGCTACATAAAAATTCCCTTCACTTAATATGGTTGGGTTAGCACTACCGCCTATAGCATACATTTTCCACTCATCATATTTGTTGTTCACCACATGGGCATAACCAAACCTTACCCTGCATTTTCATCCACGCCAATACAGTATTTATTTTCATAGAATATGCAAATTCAATCCATACAAAAATCACCCTTACCTTGGCATCCTCTCAGTTAGGCCACTGGCAAACTGGTTGAAGGCTATTGTCACTTTCATTATTTTATCCTTTGTGAATTGGTCACTGTGTCCTAGCAACATAACCTGCAGGTACGTTTATGAATAAAAGGCAGCCACATAACGTAATCTTGTAGccacacaatatatatatacagcAGGATTCTTGTATCGTTGTACTTTTCCCTAAAATGCATGGtatttatttagtaattatatTGCATGCACATGAACAAGAATCTGGTATATCAGAAAGGGAAAGGATATGATATAAGGCATCAGACAAAAAAGGAAGAAGTGGCTGTGTTTGTTCAACTTACTTTGTCGTGCTGAGTAAAGTAATTGTTAGAGATGGTAATGGCGGTTGAGGCACGAATAACATCGATTAGGCCATCGGTGGAACGAGCCAAAAAACAATGATCAATCCAAACATTGGTGGAATCGATTATGCTGATGGCATCTCCATCGGAGCCTAAACGATGGCCAACATGGTCAGGAGTGTTCAGGCCAGGCTTGGCTGGTTCGCAATCATGGATGCTAATGCCATGTATGATAACATGGCTAACATTCGATATTGTAATGCAAGGCCCATCAGCAATCTCCACTTTTGCTCCTCTTCCATCAATGGTTTTGTTGCTACTCATAATAAGCTCATTTTTTAGTGTAATGACCATGTCTTTGTCGAAAATGATCCAGAGTGGGTCATTTTGGATTGCACCATAACGGAGTGTGCCTGGTTTTGGGTTTGCAGGGTCATCGGAGGGATCGGAGACATGGTATATTGCACCATACTTGCCTCCTGTGGCCTCTTTGCCAAAGCCAATTGCACAATCAGCCAAGGCTTGGCGATTTGAGCTCCAATTTGGTCTGGCCCTCCAGCAAGAGTCTATCACATTGAGCAATGGTTTCTTAGGAATGTACTTTGAGAGAGGTTGGGGAGTGTTGTTGTAGTAGTTGTTCCCTGTTGAATGAGCAGAAACAAAGGTTGAAGCAAGGTGTACCATGAAGCATGAAAGTAGGAGGAGTGTGGTTGACGTGGCCATGCTTGTCAATGCAACAATTTCACAAAGGGAATGGTATGAAATGAGGTTATTTAATAGGTGGGAAGAAGGTTATGCACACAATCTATGAGTTTGCCTTAGAAATGCATTTTTTGGGTTTAGATAACAAAATTATGGCTTCACAAGCTTGCCTTGGTTTACTTGCTAATTATAATCTTGTTATAATCCATTTGTCATTTCTTGTATGAATAGCATTACAATGTAATGCTTCAACGGACACGGAAGTTCAATGCTTCACAACAATGCTACTCACAAAGATAAtctatttatcaaataatttagaAACCTCGTTAGGATCTCTTTACCATACTCagaagataaatatattaagatggttaaaatttcaaatgtgaATCTCCCTCGTACAttagatagaaatgaaaaagtaaaacatcGTACAAGTTTAAACATGCAttgatttattgttttaaagttttggaTAAAGAGTAATATCGATCTTTTATGTAATTAGACTcaaattttattagtattatatcTCACAATCTCCTTGATGTACCCTACAAAGAATTGATGTATATCATCTTATTAATGTTTCAATTCTTAGATAACTTTgtataactttaattaaaaaacttaaatctTCTTATTCTAATacaattttcattataataatttgcatgggataataattttaaactatattattttacatCATCAAATCACATCTTCTTTAATTTCTCTTTCCTTAATATTTCTAAAACTTTGTttggacattttttttaatagatctatttaagatttaaaaaaaaacttcaaaaataacaaTTCTTAAATGAATAGATATTACAGAATATATTTAAGTATTCAAATTTCATAAAcaacaaattacaaaataaaacaagcttttgtagtaacaaaattatatatgaagTTGTGATCTCTGCTTTATTGTGGTCGATTCCAATCATATCTTACGCATAGCTGCACATTCCATAGATACACGAGCTCTCAGCATTGCACTTGTTGCCACATTTCCCACAATGCTTCTGGTTACTCTTAGGATTCACGCACTTACCTTGGCAGCATATCTTTCCATAACTGCATTTCTTTCCACACTTTCCGCAGTTGGAGCCATCTGTGGACAAGTTCACACATTTTTTCATGCAGCAATCTGATCCTGCGCTACCTTTAATGTCACACACATTTGGGTATTTGTCGCACGTCACCACCACCCTCTCAGAAAGGAATctgtttttcacattttttgCTTCTTTTCCTGACACAGAAATGGCCAAAGCCATTATTAGCATGGCCACGACGAAGTGCTTCATTTTTGTGTGTTAACAAAACAAGTTATATATATGCTCTGATAGATATATAAAGATGGTAGAAGTATTTATAGACAAGTATGCATGTTCATGAAGTTGgtattactattatattttgCATTTCCCTATACGTATTGATTGGTTAATGCGGTGGTCCAAATTTGTTAGGCTTGTTTGGCAACAATTTCAAACTTCTTCCATACAAATAAGTTGAAATCGGATGTACTTGAAACCCTAGTTTTTGCAGAAAGACAAAGGTTAACCTCAGTTTAGTCTCTAATTATTCTCCATCGTCTTAATCAAAAACAGTATTATTGTATAATTCTACGTACGTAAACCAATAAACCGCTAGAGTGCCACCATTCAGGTCCAAAATTTTGACAATTTGTAGAAGATGGCGGAAGTTGAATCTCAGAGTTGGCCATTGGGcaataaaataaagatgaacaaaatttagaatgaacattcaaaatataatcCACTTCACTGAAAAACTAGTTTgaactaaaattagttttaaaaaattattaaaatgttcaTTCAAAATTGAAACCATTGGCAGAATAATAATCATCCTTTGttgaaactaaaaattaatgtttgcatgatatttaataataataattttaagaaaatagcATCGACTTTTCGGGAAATAATTTTATGAGGCTTACGGTGCAATCCCGCGTTTGGCTTTCGTAAGTGATTTTCTAAACCAAACTTTGAAGTAGATAGTATCATTAGCTTCTATAGTCAAATTTTTTAGCTGCCAATGTCTATGGTTAATCAATGTTAATCAAATACAGTGCAAGTTTCCTTTAATGTTAGTCAAAGACGTAAACCAGATTATGAATATTGAAGCACACAATTGCAACATGCTACTGTTATGTACAAACCGTTTCACTCAAGAAAGATTGTTAATACATTATTCACTACATGCGTAAGAGACGAGTGTAAGCATaattcaatcccacaaaatcgTTTTATAAGATGAGGTTTAAACtcacttataaactataaattggttttatctttagtcgatgtgaaaCTTCCAACAACAAGGAATAACATGCGATTGTGTTAATGAAGCAAACCTACTccctttttacattaatatctATAAGTTTTAGTTAGAAATTTCATTAAACAACTAAGGAAGCTTTGTACTAAATTAGATCTTGAGGATGATTACTTGGCTTCTGTTTCTTATTGTCATCAAAACATTTGGTATataaaacacaaaattattCCCAGCGTGATCGCTTTCAAGTTCATATATATACCTACAAGTTTATGTGCGCAATCTATAATACTTACGGTTAACATCATTAACGAATTTACGTGGGAATAGTTGTAGTTTTTGTCCTGTTCAAAATTAATGTtagattttacaaaaaaaagaaagaaagaaaaacaaatcaattGTTAATAAGTAATTAAACTCTTTAATTAACAGAACAATCTCCAATATTCTATAGGACAGTGTGGAAATATATATAGATTAACAATTGGAAACAATGTAGATAAAAATGATATATGATTCTTCAATTATGTAAGTTTTATTCTATAGAGTATTAagaatttcttaattaattaaatagtttGTTGCTCATTAATAATTGATGTGTTTTgaatacataatataataacaatatatagtcttaattaatcaaatcactttaataaattaattaataaaatataataaacgtGAAacgtttaattatatatataacccAAATTCTTAACAATTAACTTATGCAATTTTAAGATTTGCTTCATGGATTATTGGGCTTTACCATGGAAGAATTTTTACTAAATGTGTTggtacactacaaaaataattaattttaggagAGGTTATTTTCCGGCGGTTCTCAATACCTCAAATAATTTCCGGCGGTTTATGACTAAATCGCAGGTAgcgttttttattatttttttaaacttttcacCCAACTCATATCCCCTCCCCCGCTCCTTCAGTCGTTTATCTAATCTAAAAATGTCTAAACCCTAACCTCCCTCCCCCGCGCCTTCGTCAAAATTTCTCCCAAATCCTTCCCCGCACCACAATCTTCTCATGCTTGTTTCGTGTTCGTCTTCTCCTACTTGGCTTCGTGTTCATCTTCTCCTGCTTGGTTGAGCGTCAAGGTGGAGGCGTCGAGGCGTCGAGGCATTTGTGGGTTGAGCGAGGTCGAGGTGCTCTGGCGCGCTCCCGCACTGACCAATCTTAGGTCGAGGTCGAGGTAAGACTGTGTTCGATCTTGGCTCCGATTTTTGCTCTCTCGTTCGTTGTTCGATCTACTGATCCTTGTTTATCTGATTAGTGATAAATATGCAGAGATTTGAGAGGATAATGCGTGGGACGCAGGGCGCACTTATCGTTGCTTCGATCCTCCAAATTGTTGTTGGATTCAGTGGACTTTGGCGCAATGTAGTGAGGTTGGTTCCTGTCTAGATCCTTGAATTCTTTTTCCTTCCATCTTGTAGTCACATACATTGAACTTTTTGAGATTATCCATGCAATTTATACTTTCAGATGTTTAAAgatgtttctatttttcttgtttggaCCACAACTAGCTCTAATTCTTTTAGAAATGTACTAATCCCTCCTTCTTTTGATAACTCCCAGTTAGTGATCATGATTAATTCCAATTACACTGATAGATAGGATTTTTACCATTCTGCAAGTTATTTTTCTACAAATAATTTTGGTGAGTaatttgttttgcttttatAGGTTCTTAAGCCCTCTCTCTGCAGTTCCCCTGGTTGCTTTGTCAGGCTTTGGAATTTATGAGTTGGGCTTTCCTGTGGTACTGATATTTGCAGCAAGAactatttcttatttctttccttcatctatgaattatataattGGTATGATTTACACTTTCTTGATTATTTCTTCTTGAATTGTAGCTTGCAAAATGTGTGGAGATTGGGCTGCCAGATATATGTAATCTTACTAGTATTTTCACAGGTGATCTATAATTGTCATGATGTTAAATTACCTTGCATCATTTggaacatatttaaaaataacccTGAGTACTTAACAGACCAAAGATGAAATTATGTTACTTCTTGCtctactttattttctttaatttaaatgcTATATTCTAAAGTAGTGGTGTTCCTTTGTCCAGTACATTCCTCATGTGATGAAAGGACAAAATCATTCATTCTTATGAATCAATGTGCGcattcattcatatatatatatatatatatatatatatatatatatatatatatatatatatatatatatatatatatatatatatatatatatatatatatatatataactataatatgaaaattgtaCATTATCTATCTATCagaatttattcttattttcatcCTCAAGCTTTTTAACCTTTAAaaggaatttttctttttcacatatGTTATTGGCTTTGACTGATTCATTTGGATGACTATAAGGCCTTCCACATTTGACAATTGTTTCTTGGTTCTTTTGAAGATTAATTTGATGTTTTATATTGTTGAAATTTGCTCGCAAAGGTTTGGACCATTTCATCCCAGAGCCTGTTGGAACTAAGAGCAACCTCGCTGacaatgagattttttttttcctaaatcaATGATGGAATTTTGGGGTTCTCCAAGGCAAGACCTAATAGTGGACAGACTTTCAGAGTTTGAGAAGGTAGATTCTCGAGTTATATcttgtgtgtgtatatattatttttttcacgtGCTTGTGcattttgttcaaattttagTAAGTTATGTCCATATATTAATAGTTGTTTATATGTTCTCTTTAATATTGTTTCAAAGATGCAAATCTGgacaattgttattttttacctTTCGTACAGTTAAGATTCACAATTTGAATCATATGATTTGATATATATCAAAGATATAGTAGATATTGCTTTGACTCTAATAATATCAAAGCTCAATTGCCTGTGAAGAAAACTTTGAAAGTAAAAGCTCTGTTGCCAGGAGAATTGAATGATGTTTCTTTCTGTGTCTGTAGTCTAAAATATAGATCCTAATAAAGCTCATACTTTTGTTACTCTTATCTAGGTGACTATATATATGGGGGAAGGATGGTTTTATGATTTCAAGCACACACTTTGATCGATTCTCATCCCCTGACTTCTATGCAAGAGTTTATATTCAGATGTCACAGCCagagttttcaaaataaattgcaGGTGAGAACTGATCATATGACTCGTGCCTTGTCCAAGACTTATAGATCACCGGTGGTGGATACGATACAATCTTTGCCACATCATCAGCAGGTAACTTGAAAAATGAATGTGCTATGAATTGTACAGCTAAGGCTATAATGATAAAATGGAACTGAAAATACAATATAGTAGTTGAAACTAGACTATATTCCATTCCATTACTAGTTGAAACTAAGTATAGCAGCAAATGAAAATTAATGCATGATAGCCTATTCTAGGATGCAAAGCTGAATCAGAGATTAAAGTCTAAAACTATAATGCATATGTAAATGCAATATTAACTTCTGTGAATGCAAATTTGAGTAACATGAAAATCTAGCTACTATGCCGAAGAATAAGAACCTACTATATGCAGTATGAGTTGAACTAAAAGATAGTTATGACAACCTAAACTTTATAAAGAGGATGAACAAAATTCACTACTTTTCTGATTGTGGAAAAAAGGACTTTCAATTAAGCCAAAGATGCAAGTGTTCATAATGATTGTAAGTGTGTATAGCAGCAACTAGAAGAAGCACCAAAGCTATAAAAAGGAAcagttttaaacaaaaatcTGCAGGTAGGTTAGTTTAGCCCGTGACATAGTGCGTGAGATAGCTACCTACCAAGTGGGAAgcaaattactttttataatatgttGTCGACCCAATACATATGCAAAGTTGCGGTGCCATAATTAACCTGAAACAAGGAGGAGAATTATGCACCATAAGTAGAAATCATTCTTGCtgatatatatatgtatatatatatatatatatatatatatgtatatatatatatatgtatatatatgtatatatatatatatatatatgtatatgtatatatatatgtatatatatatatatatgtatatatatatatagttgccATCATTTCTCCTTTTTGAACTTGGTACTactatattcttatttttatatatcaagAATATTCTTTAACTTGATTACTAGATTAAGAAGTAAAGATTATGCATTAGACATGATCAAACTCTTAATTAGATGCTTAAAATATCCACCTAACTATCTTTCTAGAATTTGTTGGTCCTTCTGAATGCTTGATACACAACATGTCAGACAATATATGCATTAACGTACATGGTGAGTGGGAAGATTCAGTAAAAACTTCCTTTCTTATGAACACTTGTATCTTTCCTTGCAGAAGCAAGAATCTGCTAACAAATTGTCCAGTGATGTGGAAAGCATCCCAAAGGTTTATTTAAGTAAGTACGTTTCGCAAAATAATTGAGTTcttcttgattaaataaattgCTCTAAAGCTCAagtatattttagaaaaactatgagagttatatatatatatatatatatatatatatatatatatatatatatatatatatatatatatatatatgacttttGTTTgcaacatgtattttttttctatttatatgaATAGCAAGATTAAATAGGACTTTGTTGTCTGATAATGGGATTACTTCtctatcattttttattctttgctATAAATTTCTAGTCTATTATGTAACAATTAATCAACATAAAAGAGCAAGACACAAAGGTTAACTTTTTTCATTTCACCTTGGAAAGTGTTGACATTTTTTGGATTAATATTGAAAGTGTTATGACAAGCTTTCTAAGTTGGCTATGTAGTTTATATTATAtcacattttaacatttttcgACCATCAATAATTCTTAAAtttgtctaataatttttttaatatattatcaactaattattattttatattgtaagtatatgaaaaagaaaacctaTCAAATGATGAAGACAATGAAGAAATACCAAATAATGAAAGACAATGAAAAAGTACCAAATGACGAAGACAATGAAGAACTacaaaactattattattattcataacatgtttattttaatttttaggaaacaataattgtatttctaatgtttacagtttatataataatattttggtttatatttaatgtttacatttaattttggtttatatatgataattaaatcatttgaa contains:
- the LOC108340219 gene encoding putative pectate lyase 2; amino-acid sequence: MATSTTLLLLSCFMVHLASTFVSAHSTGNNYYNNTPQPLSKYIPKKPLLNVIDSCWRARPNWSSNRQALADCAIGFGKEATGGKYGAIYHVSDPSDDPANPKPGTLRYGAIQNDPLWIIFDKDMVITLKNELIMSSNKTIDGRGAKVEIADGPCITISNVSHVIIHGISIHDCEPAKPGLNTPDHVGHRLGSDGDAISIIDSTNVWIDHCFLARSTDGLIDVIRASTAITISNNYFTQHDKVMLLGHSDQFTKDKIMKVTIAFNQFASGLTERMPRVRFGYAHVVNNKYDEWKMYAIGGSANPTILSEGNFYVAPNDPNAKQVTKREVKENWKSWKWRSSKDLFFNDAYFVPSGVGSCAPNYSPTQYFAAAPAYMVPAITLNAGPTYCTVGRAC
- the LOC108330125 gene encoding stigma-specific STIG1-like protein 1, coding for MKHFVVAMLIMALAISVSGKEAKNVKNRFLSERVVVTCDKYPNVCDIKGSAGSDCCMKKCVNLSTDGSNCGKCGKKCSYGKICCQGKCVNPKSNQKHCGKCGNKCNAESSCIYGMCSYA